From a region of the Equus przewalskii isolate Varuska chromosome 2, EquPr2, whole genome shotgun sequence genome:
- the SH2D5 gene encoding SH2 domain-containing protein 5 isoform X11 has protein sequence MKTGMRDTPTPSPLRMTEGRPSPPLGNLKLSTLGAMQKAGAGGRRASDCGPAPHRPRCITRFAQQYVGSFPVDDLDTQESVWLVQQQLWALKVLLMAHALRRILYSTWCPADCQFAFMARNPRSPASKLFCHLFVGSQPGEVQILHLLLCRSFQLAYLLQHPEDRAQPEPCLGPSGDAPLKPLSSPGGSPGLVREPFGRDQLSQNVHALVSFRRLPAEGPVGSGKELAELEGRGGARHTRLGNPYCSPTLVRKKAIRSKVLRSGAYRGCTYESQLQLSAREAFPAAWEAWPRGPGGPSCLVESDGSLTENIWAFAGISRPSALALLRRDVLGAFLLWPDPGASGQWCLSVRTQCGVVPHQVFRNHVGRFCVEHLPAEFPSLEALVEHHAGTERSLFCALDMGRLNPSYEEQDCGPEGRPPRTLRPLGHAKSEAELQGLG, from the exons CCTTCCCCCCCACTGGGGAACTTGAAGCTGAGCACCCTGGGGGCCATGCagaaggctggggcagggggccgGAGGGCCTCCGACTGTGGCCCTGCCCCTCACCGGCCCAGGTGCATCACCAGGTTTGCACAG cagTATGTGGGGTCCTTCCCCGTGGACGACCTGGACACCCAGGAGAGCGTGTGGCTGGTGCAACAGCAGCTCTGGGCACTGAAG GTGCTCCTGATGGCGCACGCCCTGAGGCGCATACTCTACTCCACCTGGTGCCCAGCTGACTGCCAGTTTGCCTTCATGGCCCGAAACCCCCGGAGCCCGGCCAGCAAGCTCTTCTGCCACCTCTTTGTGGGCAGCCAGCCTGGAGAG gtccAGATCCTGCACCTGCTGCTCTGCCGCTCCTTCCAGCTCGCTTACCTCTTGCAGCACCCTGAGGATCGGGCGCAGCCTGAGCCCTGCCTGGGGCCTTCAGGGGACGCGCCCCTGAAGCCACTGTCCAGCCCTGGGGGCTCCCCTGGCCTTGTGCGGGAACCCTTCGGCCGTGATCAGCTGTCACAGAATGTTCATGCACTGGTCTCCTTCCGGCGGCTGCCAGCAGAGGGGCCCGTGGGCAGTGGG AAGGAGCTGGCAGAGTTGGAAGGGCGTGGGGGTGCCCGCCACACCCGCCTGGGGAACCCCTACTGCTCCCCGACGCTGGTGCGCAAGAAGGCCATTCGCAGCAAAGTGCTGCGCTCCGGGGCCTACCGCGGCTGCACCTATGAGAGCCAGCTGCAGCTGTCGGCGCGGGAGGCCT TTCCTGCCGCATGGGAGGCGTGGCCCCGGGGTCCTGGTGGCCCCTCGTGCCTGGTGGAGAGCGATGGCAGCCTGACGGAGAACATCTGGGCCTTTGCTGGCATCTCCAG GCCCAGTGCCCTCGCCCTGCTGCGGAGAGACGTGCTGGGGGCCTTCCTGCTGTGGCCCGATCCGGGCGCCAGCGGCCAGTGGTGCCTGTCGGTGCGGACGCAGTGCGGCGTGGTGCCCCACCAGGTCTTCCGGAACCACGTGGGCCGCTTCTGCGTGGAG CACCTGCCGGCGGAGTTCCCCAGCCTGGAGGCCTTGGTGGAGCACCACGCGGGCACCGAGCGCAGCCTCTTCTGTGCCCTGGACATGGGCCGCCTGAACCCCAGCTACGAGGAGCAGGACTGCGGGCCCGAGGGCAGGCCTCCCCGGACACTCCGGCCCCTGGGCCATGCCAAGTCGGAGGCAGAACTGCAGGGCCTGGGCTAA
- the SH2D5 gene encoding SH2 domain-containing protein 5 isoform X14, whose protein sequence is MQKAGAGGRRASDCGPAPHRPRCITRFAQYVGSFPVDDLDTQESVWLVQQQLWALKDCPRRRAVILKFSLQGLKIYSGEGEVLLMAHALRRILYSTWCPADCQFAFMARNPRSPASKLFCHLFVGSQPGEVQILHLLLCRSFQLAYLLQHPEDRAQPEPCLGPSGDAPLKPLSSPGGSPGLVREPFGRDQLSQNVHALVSFRRLPAEGPVGSGKELAELEGRGGARHTRLGNPYCSPTLVRKKAIRSKVLRSGAYRGCTYESQLQLSAREAFPAAWEAWPRGPGGPSCLVESDGSLTENIWAFAGISRPSALALLRRDVLGAFLLWPDPGASGQWCLSVRTQCGVVPHQVFRNHVGRFCVEHLPAEFPSLEALVEHHAGTERSLFCALDMGRLNPSYEEQDCGPEGRPPRTLRPLGHAKSEAELQGLG, encoded by the exons ATGCagaaggctggggcagggggccgGAGGGCCTCCGACTGTGGCCCTGCCCCTCACCGGCCCAGGTGCATCACCAGGTTTGCACAG TATGTGGGGTCCTTCCCCGTGGACGACCTGGACACCCAGGAGAGCGTGTGGCTGGTGCAACAGCAGCTCTGGGCACTGAAG GACTGTCCCCGCCGCCGGGCCGTCATCCTGAAATTCAGCCTTCAGGGCCTCAAGATCTACAGCGGGGAGGGTGAG GTGCTCCTGATGGCGCACGCCCTGAGGCGCATACTCTACTCCACCTGGTGCCCAGCTGACTGCCAGTTTGCCTTCATGGCCCGAAACCCCCGGAGCCCGGCCAGCAAGCTCTTCTGCCACCTCTTTGTGGGCAGCCAGCCTGGAGAG gtccAGATCCTGCACCTGCTGCTCTGCCGCTCCTTCCAGCTCGCTTACCTCTTGCAGCACCCTGAGGATCGGGCGCAGCCTGAGCCCTGCCTGGGGCCTTCAGGGGACGCGCCCCTGAAGCCACTGTCCAGCCCTGGGGGCTCCCCTGGCCTTGTGCGGGAACCCTTCGGCCGTGATCAGCTGTCACAGAATGTTCATGCACTGGTCTCCTTCCGGCGGCTGCCAGCAGAGGGGCCCGTGGGCAGTGGG AAGGAGCTGGCAGAGTTGGAAGGGCGTGGGGGTGCCCGCCACACCCGCCTGGGGAACCCCTACTGCTCCCCGACGCTGGTGCGCAAGAAGGCCATTCGCAGCAAAGTGCTGCGCTCCGGGGCCTACCGCGGCTGCACCTATGAGAGCCAGCTGCAGCTGTCGGCGCGGGAGGCCT TTCCTGCCGCATGGGAGGCGTGGCCCCGGGGTCCTGGTGGCCCCTCGTGCCTGGTGGAGAGCGATGGCAGCCTGACGGAGAACATCTGGGCCTTTGCTGGCATCTCCAG GCCCAGTGCCCTCGCCCTGCTGCGGAGAGACGTGCTGGGGGCCTTCCTGCTGTGGCCCGATCCGGGCGCCAGCGGCCAGTGGTGCCTGTCGGTGCGGACGCAGTGCGGCGTGGTGCCCCACCAGGTCTTCCGGAACCACGTGGGCCGCTTCTGCGTGGAG CACCTGCCGGCGGAGTTCCCCAGCCTGGAGGCCTTGGTGGAGCACCACGCGGGCACCGAGCGCAGCCTCTTCTGTGCCCTGGACATGGGCCGCCTGAACCCCAGCTACGAGGAGCAGGACTGCGGGCCCGAGGGCAGGCCTCCCCGGACACTCCGGCCCCTGGGCCATGCCAAGTCGGAGGCAGAACTGCAGGGCCTGGGCTAA
- the SH2D5 gene encoding SH2 domain-containing protein 5 isoform X13 — MQKAGAGGRRASDCGPAPHRPRCITRFAQQYVGSFPVDDLDTQESVWLVQQQLWALKDCPRRRAVILKFSLQGLKIYSGEGEVLLMAHALRRILYSTWCPADCQFAFMARNPRSPASKLFCHLFVGSQPGEVQILHLLLCRSFQLAYLLQHPEDRAQPEPCLGPSGDAPLKPLSSPGGSPGLVREPFGRDQLSQNVHALVSFRRLPAEGPVGSGKELAELEGRGGARHTRLGNPYCSPTLVRKKAIRSKVLRSGAYRGCTYESQLQLSAREAFPAAWEAWPRGPGGPSCLVESDGSLTENIWAFAGISRPSALALLRRDVLGAFLLWPDPGASGQWCLSVRTQCGVVPHQVFRNHVGRFCVEHLPAEFPSLEALVEHHAGTERSLFCALDMGRLNPSYEEQDCGPEGRPPRTLRPLGHAKSEAELQGLG; from the exons ATGCagaaggctggggcagggggccgGAGGGCCTCCGACTGTGGCCCTGCCCCTCACCGGCCCAGGTGCATCACCAGGTTTGCACAG cagTATGTGGGGTCCTTCCCCGTGGACGACCTGGACACCCAGGAGAGCGTGTGGCTGGTGCAACAGCAGCTCTGGGCACTGAAG GACTGTCCCCGCCGCCGGGCCGTCATCCTGAAATTCAGCCTTCAGGGCCTCAAGATCTACAGCGGGGAGGGTGAG GTGCTCCTGATGGCGCACGCCCTGAGGCGCATACTCTACTCCACCTGGTGCCCAGCTGACTGCCAGTTTGCCTTCATGGCCCGAAACCCCCGGAGCCCGGCCAGCAAGCTCTTCTGCCACCTCTTTGTGGGCAGCCAGCCTGGAGAG gtccAGATCCTGCACCTGCTGCTCTGCCGCTCCTTCCAGCTCGCTTACCTCTTGCAGCACCCTGAGGATCGGGCGCAGCCTGAGCCCTGCCTGGGGCCTTCAGGGGACGCGCCCCTGAAGCCACTGTCCAGCCCTGGGGGCTCCCCTGGCCTTGTGCGGGAACCCTTCGGCCGTGATCAGCTGTCACAGAATGTTCATGCACTGGTCTCCTTCCGGCGGCTGCCAGCAGAGGGGCCCGTGGGCAGTGGG AAGGAGCTGGCAGAGTTGGAAGGGCGTGGGGGTGCCCGCCACACCCGCCTGGGGAACCCCTACTGCTCCCCGACGCTGGTGCGCAAGAAGGCCATTCGCAGCAAAGTGCTGCGCTCCGGGGCCTACCGCGGCTGCACCTATGAGAGCCAGCTGCAGCTGTCGGCGCGGGAGGCCT TTCCTGCCGCATGGGAGGCGTGGCCCCGGGGTCCTGGTGGCCCCTCGTGCCTGGTGGAGAGCGATGGCAGCCTGACGGAGAACATCTGGGCCTTTGCTGGCATCTCCAG GCCCAGTGCCCTCGCCCTGCTGCGGAGAGACGTGCTGGGGGCCTTCCTGCTGTGGCCCGATCCGGGCGCCAGCGGCCAGTGGTGCCTGTCGGTGCGGACGCAGTGCGGCGTGGTGCCCCACCAGGTCTTCCGGAACCACGTGGGCCGCTTCTGCGTGGAG CACCTGCCGGCGGAGTTCCCCAGCCTGGAGGCCTTGGTGGAGCACCACGCGGGCACCGAGCGCAGCCTCTTCTGTGCCCTGGACATGGGCCGCCTGAACCCCAGCTACGAGGAGCAGGACTGCGGGCCCGAGGGCAGGCCTCCCCGGACACTCCGGCCCCTGGGCCATGCCAAGTCGGAGGCAGAACTGCAGGGCCTGGGCTAA
- the SH2D5 gene encoding SH2 domain-containing protein 5 isoform X8: MQKAGAGGRRASDCGPAPHRPRCITRFAQQYVGSFPVDDLDTQESVWLVQQQLWALKDCPRRRAVILKFSLQGLKIYSGEGETWKEGRVLHPRSWVGPKLGTQAGEQTQEACQQVLLMAHALRRILYSTWCPADCQFAFMARNPRSPASKLFCHLFVGSQPGEVQILHLLLCRSFQLAYLLQHPEDRAQPEPCLGPSGDAPLKPLSSPGGSPGLVREPFGRDQLSQNVHALVSFRRLPAEGPVGSGKELAELEGRGGARHTRLGNPYCSPTLVRKKAIRSKVLRSGAYRGCTYESQLQLSAREAFPAAWEAWPRGPGGPSCLVESDGSLTENIWAFAGISRPSALALLRRDVLGAFLLWPDPGASGQWCLSVRTQCGVVPHQVFRNHVGRFCVEHLPAEFPSLEALVEHHAGTERSLFCALDMGRLNPSYEEQDCGPEGRPPRTLRPLGHAKSEAELQGLG; this comes from the exons ATGCagaaggctggggcagggggccgGAGGGCCTCCGACTGTGGCCCTGCCCCTCACCGGCCCAGGTGCATCACCAGGTTTGCACAG cagTATGTGGGGTCCTTCCCCGTGGACGACCTGGACACCCAGGAGAGCGTGTGGCTGGTGCAACAGCAGCTCTGGGCACTGAAG GACTGTCCCCGCCGCCGGGCCGTCATCCTGAAATTCAGCCTTCAGGGCCTCAAGATCTACAGCGGGGAGGGTGAG AcctggaaggagggaagagtTCTTCACCCCAGGAGCTGGGTGGGCCCTAAGCTGGGCACGCAGGCTGGAGAGCAGACCCAGGAGGCCTGCCAGCAG GTGCTCCTGATGGCGCACGCCCTGAGGCGCATACTCTACTCCACCTGGTGCCCAGCTGACTGCCAGTTTGCCTTCATGGCCCGAAACCCCCGGAGCCCGGCCAGCAAGCTCTTCTGCCACCTCTTTGTGGGCAGCCAGCCTGGAGAG gtccAGATCCTGCACCTGCTGCTCTGCCGCTCCTTCCAGCTCGCTTACCTCTTGCAGCACCCTGAGGATCGGGCGCAGCCTGAGCCCTGCCTGGGGCCTTCAGGGGACGCGCCCCTGAAGCCACTGTCCAGCCCTGGGGGCTCCCCTGGCCTTGTGCGGGAACCCTTCGGCCGTGATCAGCTGTCACAGAATGTTCATGCACTGGTCTCCTTCCGGCGGCTGCCAGCAGAGGGGCCCGTGGGCAGTGGG AAGGAGCTGGCAGAGTTGGAAGGGCGTGGGGGTGCCCGCCACACCCGCCTGGGGAACCCCTACTGCTCCCCGACGCTGGTGCGCAAGAAGGCCATTCGCAGCAAAGTGCTGCGCTCCGGGGCCTACCGCGGCTGCACCTATGAGAGCCAGCTGCAGCTGTCGGCGCGGGAGGCCT TTCCTGCCGCATGGGAGGCGTGGCCCCGGGGTCCTGGTGGCCCCTCGTGCCTGGTGGAGAGCGATGGCAGCCTGACGGAGAACATCTGGGCCTTTGCTGGCATCTCCAG GCCCAGTGCCCTCGCCCTGCTGCGGAGAGACGTGCTGGGGGCCTTCCTGCTGTGGCCCGATCCGGGCGCCAGCGGCCAGTGGTGCCTGTCGGTGCGGACGCAGTGCGGCGTGGTGCCCCACCAGGTCTTCCGGAACCACGTGGGCCGCTTCTGCGTGGAG CACCTGCCGGCGGAGTTCCCCAGCCTGGAGGCCTTGGTGGAGCACCACGCGGGCACCGAGCGCAGCCTCTTCTGTGCCCTGGACATGGGCCGCCTGAACCCCAGCTACGAGGAGCAGGACTGCGGGCCCGAGGGCAGGCCTCCCCGGACACTCCGGCCCCTGGGCCATGCCAAGTCGGAGGCAGAACTGCAGGGCCTGGGCTAA
- the SH2D5 gene encoding SH2 domain-containing protein 5 isoform X10 produces MQKAGAGGRRASDCGPAPHRPRCITRFAQYVGSFPVDDLDTQESVWLVQQQLWALKDCPRRRAVILKFSLQGLKIYSGEGETWKEGRVLHPRSWVGPKLGTQAGEQTQEACQQVLLMAHALRRILYSTWCPADCQFAFMARNPRSPASKLFCHLFVGSQPGEVQILHLLLCRSFQLAYLLQHPEDRAQPEPCLGPSGDAPLKPLSSPGGSPGLVREPFGRDQLSQNVHALVSFRRLPAEGPVGSGELAELEGRGGARHTRLGNPYCSPTLVRKKAIRSKVLRSGAYRGCTYESQLQLSAREAFPAAWEAWPRGPGGPSCLVESDGSLTENIWAFAGISRPSALALLRRDVLGAFLLWPDPGASGQWCLSVRTQCGVVPHQVFRNHVGRFCVEHLPAEFPSLEALVEHHAGTERSLFCALDMGRLNPSYEEQDCGPEGRPPRTLRPLGHAKSEAELQGLG; encoded by the exons ATGCagaaggctggggcagggggccgGAGGGCCTCCGACTGTGGCCCTGCCCCTCACCGGCCCAGGTGCATCACCAGGTTTGCACAG TATGTGGGGTCCTTCCCCGTGGACGACCTGGACACCCAGGAGAGCGTGTGGCTGGTGCAACAGCAGCTCTGGGCACTGAAG GACTGTCCCCGCCGCCGGGCCGTCATCCTGAAATTCAGCCTTCAGGGCCTCAAGATCTACAGCGGGGAGGGTGAG AcctggaaggagggaagagtTCTTCACCCCAGGAGCTGGGTGGGCCCTAAGCTGGGCACGCAGGCTGGAGAGCAGACCCAGGAGGCCTGCCAGCAG GTGCTCCTGATGGCGCACGCCCTGAGGCGCATACTCTACTCCACCTGGTGCCCAGCTGACTGCCAGTTTGCCTTCATGGCCCGAAACCCCCGGAGCCCGGCCAGCAAGCTCTTCTGCCACCTCTTTGTGGGCAGCCAGCCTGGAGAG gtccAGATCCTGCACCTGCTGCTCTGCCGCTCCTTCCAGCTCGCTTACCTCTTGCAGCACCCTGAGGATCGGGCGCAGCCTGAGCCCTGCCTGGGGCCTTCAGGGGACGCGCCCCTGAAGCCACTGTCCAGCCCTGGGGGCTCCCCTGGCCTTGTGCGGGAACCCTTCGGCCGTGATCAGCTGTCACAGAATGTTCATGCACTGGTCTCCTTCCGGCGGCTGCCAGCAGAGGGGCCCGTGGGCAGTGGG GAGCTGGCAGAGTTGGAAGGGCGTGGGGGTGCCCGCCACACCCGCCTGGGGAACCCCTACTGCTCCCCGACGCTGGTGCGCAAGAAGGCCATTCGCAGCAAAGTGCTGCGCTCCGGGGCCTACCGCGGCTGCACCTATGAGAGCCAGCTGCAGCTGTCGGCGCGGGAGGCCT TTCCTGCCGCATGGGAGGCGTGGCCCCGGGGTCCTGGTGGCCCCTCGTGCCTGGTGGAGAGCGATGGCAGCCTGACGGAGAACATCTGGGCCTTTGCTGGCATCTCCAG GCCCAGTGCCCTCGCCCTGCTGCGGAGAGACGTGCTGGGGGCCTTCCTGCTGTGGCCCGATCCGGGCGCCAGCGGCCAGTGGTGCCTGTCGGTGCGGACGCAGTGCGGCGTGGTGCCCCACCAGGTCTTCCGGAACCACGTGGGCCGCTTCTGCGTGGAG CACCTGCCGGCGGAGTTCCCCAGCCTGGAGGCCTTGGTGGAGCACCACGCGGGCACCGAGCGCAGCCTCTTCTGTGCCCTGGACATGGGCCGCCTGAACCCCAGCTACGAGGAGCAGGACTGCGGGCCCGAGGGCAGGCCTCCCCGGACACTCCGGCCCCTGGGCCATGCCAAGTCGGAGGCAGAACTGCAGGGCCTGGGCTAA
- the SH2D5 gene encoding SH2 domain-containing protein 5 isoform X15 translates to MQKAGAGGRRASDCGPAPHRPRCITRFAQQYVGSFPVDDLDTQESVWLVQQQLWALKDCPRRRAVILKFSLQGLKIYSGEGEVLLMAHALRRILYSTWCPADCQFAFMARNPRSPASKLFCHLFVGSQPGEVQILHLLLCRSFQLAYLLQHPEDRAQPEPCLGPSGDAPLKPLSSPGGSPGLVREPFGRDQLSQNVHALVSFRRLPAEGPVGSGELAELEGRGGARHTRLGNPYCSPTLVRKKAIRSKVLRSGAYRGCTYESQLQLSAREAFPAAWEAWPRGPGGPSCLVESDGSLTENIWAFAGISRPSALALLRRDVLGAFLLWPDPGASGQWCLSVRTQCGVVPHQVFRNHVGRFCVEHLPAEFPSLEALVEHHAGTERSLFCALDMGRLNPSYEEQDCGPEGRPPRTLRPLGHAKSEAELQGLG, encoded by the exons ATGCagaaggctggggcagggggccgGAGGGCCTCCGACTGTGGCCCTGCCCCTCACCGGCCCAGGTGCATCACCAGGTTTGCACAG cagTATGTGGGGTCCTTCCCCGTGGACGACCTGGACACCCAGGAGAGCGTGTGGCTGGTGCAACAGCAGCTCTGGGCACTGAAG GACTGTCCCCGCCGCCGGGCCGTCATCCTGAAATTCAGCCTTCAGGGCCTCAAGATCTACAGCGGGGAGGGTGAG GTGCTCCTGATGGCGCACGCCCTGAGGCGCATACTCTACTCCACCTGGTGCCCAGCTGACTGCCAGTTTGCCTTCATGGCCCGAAACCCCCGGAGCCCGGCCAGCAAGCTCTTCTGCCACCTCTTTGTGGGCAGCCAGCCTGGAGAG gtccAGATCCTGCACCTGCTGCTCTGCCGCTCCTTCCAGCTCGCTTACCTCTTGCAGCACCCTGAGGATCGGGCGCAGCCTGAGCCCTGCCTGGGGCCTTCAGGGGACGCGCCCCTGAAGCCACTGTCCAGCCCTGGGGGCTCCCCTGGCCTTGTGCGGGAACCCTTCGGCCGTGATCAGCTGTCACAGAATGTTCATGCACTGGTCTCCTTCCGGCGGCTGCCAGCAGAGGGGCCCGTGGGCAGTGGG GAGCTGGCAGAGTTGGAAGGGCGTGGGGGTGCCCGCCACACCCGCCTGGGGAACCCCTACTGCTCCCCGACGCTGGTGCGCAAGAAGGCCATTCGCAGCAAAGTGCTGCGCTCCGGGGCCTACCGCGGCTGCACCTATGAGAGCCAGCTGCAGCTGTCGGCGCGGGAGGCCT TTCCTGCCGCATGGGAGGCGTGGCCCCGGGGTCCTGGTGGCCCCTCGTGCCTGGTGGAGAGCGATGGCAGCCTGACGGAGAACATCTGGGCCTTTGCTGGCATCTCCAG GCCCAGTGCCCTCGCCCTGCTGCGGAGAGACGTGCTGGGGGCCTTCCTGCTGTGGCCCGATCCGGGCGCCAGCGGCCAGTGGTGCCTGTCGGTGCGGACGCAGTGCGGCGTGGTGCCCCACCAGGTCTTCCGGAACCACGTGGGCCGCTTCTGCGTGGAG CACCTGCCGGCGGAGTTCCCCAGCCTGGAGGCCTTGGTGGAGCACCACGCGGGCACCGAGCGCAGCCTCTTCTGTGCCCTGGACATGGGCCGCCTGAACCCCAGCTACGAGGAGCAGGACTGCGGGCCCGAGGGCAGGCCTCCCCGGACACTCCGGCCCCTGGGCCATGCCAAGTCGGAGGCAGAACTGCAGGGCCTGGGCTAA
- the SH2D5 gene encoding SH2 domain-containing protein 5 isoform X9, with protein MQKAGAGGRRASDCGPAPHRPRCITRFAQYVGSFPVDDLDTQESVWLVQQQLWALKDCPRRRAVILKFSLQGLKIYSGEGETWKEGRVLHPRSWVGPKLGTQAGEQTQEACQQVLLMAHALRRILYSTWCPADCQFAFMARNPRSPASKLFCHLFVGSQPGEVQILHLLLCRSFQLAYLLQHPEDRAQPEPCLGPSGDAPLKPLSSPGGSPGLVREPFGRDQLSQNVHALVSFRRLPAEGPVGSGKELAELEGRGGARHTRLGNPYCSPTLVRKKAIRSKVLRSGAYRGCTYESQLQLSAREAFPAAWEAWPRGPGGPSCLVESDGSLTENIWAFAGISRPSALALLRRDVLGAFLLWPDPGASGQWCLSVRTQCGVVPHQVFRNHVGRFCVEHLPAEFPSLEALVEHHAGTERSLFCALDMGRLNPSYEEQDCGPEGRPPRTLRPLGHAKSEAELQGLG; from the exons ATGCagaaggctggggcagggggccgGAGGGCCTCCGACTGTGGCCCTGCCCCTCACCGGCCCAGGTGCATCACCAGGTTTGCACAG TATGTGGGGTCCTTCCCCGTGGACGACCTGGACACCCAGGAGAGCGTGTGGCTGGTGCAACAGCAGCTCTGGGCACTGAAG GACTGTCCCCGCCGCCGGGCCGTCATCCTGAAATTCAGCCTTCAGGGCCTCAAGATCTACAGCGGGGAGGGTGAG AcctggaaggagggaagagtTCTTCACCCCAGGAGCTGGGTGGGCCCTAAGCTGGGCACGCAGGCTGGAGAGCAGACCCAGGAGGCCTGCCAGCAG GTGCTCCTGATGGCGCACGCCCTGAGGCGCATACTCTACTCCACCTGGTGCCCAGCTGACTGCCAGTTTGCCTTCATGGCCCGAAACCCCCGGAGCCCGGCCAGCAAGCTCTTCTGCCACCTCTTTGTGGGCAGCCAGCCTGGAGAG gtccAGATCCTGCACCTGCTGCTCTGCCGCTCCTTCCAGCTCGCTTACCTCTTGCAGCACCCTGAGGATCGGGCGCAGCCTGAGCCCTGCCTGGGGCCTTCAGGGGACGCGCCCCTGAAGCCACTGTCCAGCCCTGGGGGCTCCCCTGGCCTTGTGCGGGAACCCTTCGGCCGTGATCAGCTGTCACAGAATGTTCATGCACTGGTCTCCTTCCGGCGGCTGCCAGCAGAGGGGCCCGTGGGCAGTGGG AAGGAGCTGGCAGAGTTGGAAGGGCGTGGGGGTGCCCGCCACACCCGCCTGGGGAACCCCTACTGCTCCCCGACGCTGGTGCGCAAGAAGGCCATTCGCAGCAAAGTGCTGCGCTCCGGGGCCTACCGCGGCTGCACCTATGAGAGCCAGCTGCAGCTGTCGGCGCGGGAGGCCT TTCCTGCCGCATGGGAGGCGTGGCCCCGGGGTCCTGGTGGCCCCTCGTGCCTGGTGGAGAGCGATGGCAGCCTGACGGAGAACATCTGGGCCTTTGCTGGCATCTCCAG GCCCAGTGCCCTCGCCCTGCTGCGGAGAGACGTGCTGGGGGCCTTCCTGCTGTGGCCCGATCCGGGCGCCAGCGGCCAGTGGTGCCTGTCGGTGCGGACGCAGTGCGGCGTGGTGCCCCACCAGGTCTTCCGGAACCACGTGGGCCGCTTCTGCGTGGAG CACCTGCCGGCGGAGTTCCCCAGCCTGGAGGCCTTGGTGGAGCACCACGCGGGCACCGAGCGCAGCCTCTTCTGTGCCCTGGACATGGGCCGCCTGAACCCCAGCTACGAGGAGCAGGACTGCGGGCCCGAGGGCAGGCCTCCCCGGACACTCCGGCCCCTGGGCCATGCCAAGTCGGAGGCAGAACTGCAGGGCCTGGGCTAA
- the SH2D5 gene encoding SH2 domain-containing protein 5 isoform X12 translates to MKTGMRDTPTPSPLRMTEGRPSPPLGNLKLSTLGAMQKAGAGGRRASDCGPAPHRPRCITRFAQYVGSFPVDDLDTQESVWLVQQQLWALKVLLMAHALRRILYSTWCPADCQFAFMARNPRSPASKLFCHLFVGSQPGEVQILHLLLCRSFQLAYLLQHPEDRAQPEPCLGPSGDAPLKPLSSPGGSPGLVREPFGRDQLSQNVHALVSFRRLPAEGPVGSGKELAELEGRGGARHTRLGNPYCSPTLVRKKAIRSKVLRSGAYRGCTYESQLQLSAREAFPAAWEAWPRGPGGPSCLVESDGSLTENIWAFAGISRPSALALLRRDVLGAFLLWPDPGASGQWCLSVRTQCGVVPHQVFRNHVGRFCVEHLPAEFPSLEALVEHHAGTERSLFCALDMGRLNPSYEEQDCGPEGRPPRTLRPLGHAKSEAELQGLG, encoded by the exons CCTTCCCCCCCACTGGGGAACTTGAAGCTGAGCACCCTGGGGGCCATGCagaaggctggggcagggggccgGAGGGCCTCCGACTGTGGCCCTGCCCCTCACCGGCCCAGGTGCATCACCAGGTTTGCACAG TATGTGGGGTCCTTCCCCGTGGACGACCTGGACACCCAGGAGAGCGTGTGGCTGGTGCAACAGCAGCTCTGGGCACTGAAG GTGCTCCTGATGGCGCACGCCCTGAGGCGCATACTCTACTCCACCTGGTGCCCAGCTGACTGCCAGTTTGCCTTCATGGCCCGAAACCCCCGGAGCCCGGCCAGCAAGCTCTTCTGCCACCTCTTTGTGGGCAGCCAGCCTGGAGAG gtccAGATCCTGCACCTGCTGCTCTGCCGCTCCTTCCAGCTCGCTTACCTCTTGCAGCACCCTGAGGATCGGGCGCAGCCTGAGCCCTGCCTGGGGCCTTCAGGGGACGCGCCCCTGAAGCCACTGTCCAGCCCTGGGGGCTCCCCTGGCCTTGTGCGGGAACCCTTCGGCCGTGATCAGCTGTCACAGAATGTTCATGCACTGGTCTCCTTCCGGCGGCTGCCAGCAGAGGGGCCCGTGGGCAGTGGG AAGGAGCTGGCAGAGTTGGAAGGGCGTGGGGGTGCCCGCCACACCCGCCTGGGGAACCCCTACTGCTCCCCGACGCTGGTGCGCAAGAAGGCCATTCGCAGCAAAGTGCTGCGCTCCGGGGCCTACCGCGGCTGCACCTATGAGAGCCAGCTGCAGCTGTCGGCGCGGGAGGCCT TTCCTGCCGCATGGGAGGCGTGGCCCCGGGGTCCTGGTGGCCCCTCGTGCCTGGTGGAGAGCGATGGCAGCCTGACGGAGAACATCTGGGCCTTTGCTGGCATCTCCAG GCCCAGTGCCCTCGCCCTGCTGCGGAGAGACGTGCTGGGGGCCTTCCTGCTGTGGCCCGATCCGGGCGCCAGCGGCCAGTGGTGCCTGTCGGTGCGGACGCAGTGCGGCGTGGTGCCCCACCAGGTCTTCCGGAACCACGTGGGCCGCTTCTGCGTGGAG CACCTGCCGGCGGAGTTCCCCAGCCTGGAGGCCTTGGTGGAGCACCACGCGGGCACCGAGCGCAGCCTCTTCTGTGCCCTGGACATGGGCCGCCTGAACCCCAGCTACGAGGAGCAGGACTGCGGGCCCGAGGGCAGGCCTCCCCGGACACTCCGGCCCCTGGGCCATGCCAAGTCGGAGGCAGAACTGCAGGGCCTGGGCTAA